From a region of the Mercurialis annua linkage group LG1-X, ddMerAnnu1.2, whole genome shotgun sequence genome:
- the LOC126664649 gene encoding zinc finger CCCH domain-containing protein 25, protein MSVDEGNSIYVGSLPYSATENTIRRVFGPYGAIVSVKIINDQGKSGKCYCFVTFRNPRSAIDAITDMNGKTIEGRVIRVNGVTNREGRPNFSRERSWRSTDRGLHLDHRSRSRSRDRERDYEMDWDYRGRDRGRDFDRDRGRHRDQYDDRSRERNQPWDHDEDGERRRELPVIHDRPRDRDQSHDRVMVEDEFGKGRNVDCNWESGRSLHSDQEWGTERISGDSKLVDKEVDHQSRRQNEYNDQHSREISSDSSADSNDEVEEKLERSIERRDELKKEIFQLEKRLEDKQLYVSNLRKKAQILEDALDKAQEHSSQHKMQLITMHKCFLQVKDYSARLKSCEQELQSLVDSALTKNYIPDDAGINCGVPINSNA, encoded by the exons atgTCGGTAGACGAGGGTAACTCAATTTACGTAGGCAGCCTCCCTTACTCCGCCACTGAAAACACCATTCGCAGGGTATTCGGTCCTTACGGCGCCATCGTCTCCGTCAag ATTATAAATGATCAGGGAAAAAGTGGAAAGTGTTATTGCTTTGTTACTTTTAGAAATCCAAGATCTGCAATTGATGCCATCACTGACATGAATGGCAAG ACTATTGAGGGACGAGTCATTAGGGTTAATGGAGTTACAAATAGAGAGGGAAGGCCCAATTTCAGTCGAGAACGATCTTGGCGTAGCACTGATAGGGGTTTACATTTGGATCATAGGAGTAGGAGTAGAAGTCGGGATCGTGAAAGGGATTATGAGATGGATTGGGATTATAGGGGTAGAGATCGAGGAAGGGATTTTGATCGTGACAGGGGAAGGCATAGAGATCAGTATGATGATAGGTCTAGAGAGCGCAATCAGCCTTGGGATCATGATGAAGATGGGGAGAGGCGACGTGAGCTTCCAGTTATTCATGATCGGCCAAGGGATAGAGATCAAAGCCATGACAGAGTAATGGTAGAAGATGAATTTGGAAAGGGAAGGAATGTCGATTGCAATTGGGAAAGTGGACGCAGTTTACATTCAGATCAAGAATGGGGGACTGAGAGAATCAGTGGTGATAGCAAACTAGTTGACAAGGAGGTAGACCATCAATCAAGGAGACAGAATGA atatAATGATCAACATAGCAGGGAAATATCTTCAGATTCAAGTGCTGATTCCAATGATGAG GTGGAAGAAAAACTGGAAAGATCAATTGAGAGGCGTGATGAACTTAAAAAGGAg ATTTTTCAGCTGGAGAAAAGGTTAGAAGATAAACAACTATATGTCTCAAATTTGCGAAAAAAAGCtcag ATACTAGAGGATGCATTGGATAAGGCACAAGAGCACTCCTCGCAACATAAGATGCAATTGATCACG ATGCATAAATGTTTTCTGCAAGTGAAAGACTACTCTGCAAGACTAAAGAGCTGTGAACAAGAACTTCAG TCTCTTGTAGATTCAGCACTAACAAAAAATTACATACCTGATGATGCTGGCATAAATTGTGGAGTCCCCATCAACAGCAATGCGTGA
- the LOC126658995 gene encoding protein argonaute PNH1-like: MYYRKKDFRVTIKFEAVASMIQLRDFLSGKPVNTAQEAITVIDIVLREFCSSKICLNWIGRTFYSPDIRKPQRLKEGLESWRGFYQSIRPTQMVLSLNIGTEIP; encoded by the exons ATGTATTACAGGAAAAAAGACTTTAGAGTGACAATTAAGTTTGAAGCAGTTGCTAGTATGATTCAATTGCGTGATTTTCTTTCTGGAAAACCAGTCAATACAGCTCAAGAAGCAATTACTGTTATTGACATTGTTCTCAGAGAATTTTGCAGCTCAAAG ATATGTCTCAATTGGATTGGAAGGACATTTTATTCCCCTGATATCAGGAAACCGCAGCGGCTCAAAGAAGGATTAGAATCATGGAGAGGGTTCTACCAAAGTATAAGACCAACTCAGATGgtattatcattaaatattg GTACAGAAATACCTTAG